A genome region from Deinococcus sp. KNUC1210 includes the following:
- a CDS encoding GNAT family N-acetyltransferase, with protein MPPSIRAFTAADIPACLALFDTNCPPFFAASERADYQAFLGSPADHGTYFVMEDGAEVVACGGVWHGGTLPADVAGLSWGMVRGDLHGRGLGRQLVASRLSWIRQHLPAAREVQIETSQHTQGYYARHGFRVVSRRPDGFAPGLDEIKMVLTLPDS; from the coding sequence ATGCCTCCCAGCATTCGCGCCTTCACCGCCGCCGACATCCCCGCGTGCCTGGCTCTCTTCGACACCAACTGCCCGCCGTTTTTCGCTGCCAGCGAACGCGCCGATTATCAGGCGTTTCTGGGCAGCCCCGCCGACCACGGCACCTATTTTGTGATGGAAGACGGCGCGGAGGTGGTGGCCTGCGGCGGTGTGTGGCATGGGGGCACTCTGCCGGCAGACGTGGCGGGCCTCAGCTGGGGCATGGTGCGCGGCGACCTGCACGGGCGGGGGCTGGGCCGCCAGCTGGTCGCCTCCCGCCTGAGCTGGATTCGCCAGCACCTCCCGGCAGCCCGCGAGGTGCAGATCGAGACCAGTCAGCACACGCAGGGGTACTACGCCCGCCACGGTTTCCGGGTCGTCAGCCGCAGGCCAGACGGATTCGCGCCGGGTCTGGACGAGATCAAGATGGTCCTGACGCTGCCGGACAGCTGA
- a CDS encoding RNA methyltransferase, translating to MSEVSDSGALSPLPTTAARLAVVLVSPKTPGNIGAGARAMLNMGASDLRLVAPRCDHLSGEAVAFAVHAEGVLRSARLYDTLSDALADRDLSIGTTARHRADLPDPQHPALLRPLVQASHAPALVFGPEESGLSNEDLELCQLSVRVPTAEYASLNLAQAVLLVCYEFLQGQGTGQAGIPEQLQPGPRKLATRFEMDGLYAHLRDTMLITGYSDEVRVTHTLRLWRTWLDRAHLNSAETRLFRGLLRQVRWKINESRTLAQLPPLPPALLRPGDVQDDVPDTGD from the coding sequence GTGTCTGAAGTTTCTGATTCTGGAGCACTGTCCCCCCTGCCCACCACGGCTGCCCGGCTCGCGGTGGTGCTGGTGTCGCCAAAAACGCCCGGCAACATCGGTGCGGGGGCGCGGGCGATGCTGAACATGGGTGCGAGCGATCTGCGGCTGGTCGCTCCCCGCTGCGACCATCTGAGCGGCGAAGCAGTGGCCTTTGCCGTTCACGCCGAAGGTGTCCTGAGGTCGGCCCGGCTGTACGACACCCTCTCGGACGCCCTGGCCGACCGCGACCTGAGCATCGGCACCACCGCCCGCCACCGTGCCGATCTGCCCGACCCGCAGCATCCGGCGCTGCTGCGTCCACTGGTGCAGGCGTCGCATGCCCCGGCGCTGGTCTTCGGCCCTGAGGAATCGGGCCTGAGCAATGAAGATCTGGAGCTGTGTCAGCTCAGCGTGCGCGTGCCGACCGCCGAGTATGCCAGCCTGAATCTGGCGCAGGCGGTGCTGCTGGTGTGCTACGAATTTTTGCAGGGGCAGGGCACCGGGCAGGCGGGTATTCCCGAGCAGCTTCAGCCCGGTCCGCGCAAGCTCGCCACCCGCTTCGAGATGGACGGGCTGTACGCCCACCTGCGCGACACCATGCTGATCACCGGCTACTCGGATGAAGTGCGCGTGACGCACACCCTGCGGCTGTGGCGCACCTGGCTCGACCGCGCCCACCTGAACAGCGCCGAAACCCGGCTGTTCCGAGGGCTGCTGCGGCAGGTCCGGTGGAAGATCAACGAGAGCCGCACGCTGGCGCAGCTGCCCCCACTGCCGCCCGCCCTGCTGCGGCCCGGAGACGTACAGGACGATGTGCCGGACACTGGGGACTGA
- a CDS encoding ferritin-like domain-containing protein, with translation MSNDTNTPRNPERRAALGTLGLMGLGTATLGLLSSNALAAPAKDIDPAVLNFALNLEYLEAAFYLAAVGRLNELKAIGGGADIRLPAGLDVSTGMQFKDSTVQAFVKDIAEDELSHVKFLHAALGKAAVARPVIDLAGAFDAAGQAASGGAIKGFNPYANELFFLHGAFIFEDVGVTAYNGAATLLTNPAYLQAAAGILAVEAYHGGAIRTLLYQQRQVTAAAGLYVGQVVGAISALRAKVGGGKDAGLSDNAGAIIAPADRNGVAYARSTREVLNIVYLAPNAMKGGFYPNGLNGAIK, from the coding sequence ATGTCGAACGATACCAACACCCCCCGCAATCCTGAACGCCGCGCCGCCCTCGGCACCCTGGGCCTGATGGGGCTGGGCACCGCCACGCTCGGCCTGCTCAGCAGCAACGCTCTGGCGGCGCCCGCCAAAGACATCGACCCCGCTGTCCTCAATTTCGCGCTGAACCTCGAATATCTGGAAGCCGCGTTCTACCTTGCAGCGGTGGGCCGCCTGAACGAACTGAAGGCCATCGGCGGCGGCGCAGACATCCGGCTGCCCGCTGGCCTCGATGTCAGCACCGGCATGCAGTTCAAGGACAGCACCGTTCAGGCGTTCGTCAAAGACATCGCGGAAGACGAGCTGAGCCACGTCAAGTTTCTGCACGCGGCGCTCGGCAAGGCAGCGGTGGCGCGTCCGGTCATCGATCTGGCAGGGGCCTTCGATGCGGCGGGTCAGGCGGCGTCGGGCGGAGCCATCAAGGGCTTCAACCCCTACGCCAACGAACTGTTTTTCCTGCACGGCGCGTTCATCTTCGAGGATGTGGGCGTAACCGCCTATAACGGGGCCGCCACCCTGCTGACCAACCCGGCCTATCTCCAGGCGGCGGCTGGCATTCTGGCGGTCGAGGCCTACCACGGCGGAGCTATCCGCACCCTGCTGTATCAGCAGCGGCAGGTGACGGCGGCGGCTGGCCTGTACGTGGGTCAGGTCGTGGGCGCGATCAGTGCGCTGCGGGCCAAGGTGGGCGGCGGCAAGGATGCTGGCCTGAGCGACAACGCCGGGGCCATCATCGCGCCCGCCGACCGAAACGGCGTGGCCTACGCCCGCAGCACCCGCGAGGTGCTGAACATCGTATATCTGGCCCCCAACGCCATGAAGGGCGGCTTCTACCCTAACGGACTGAACGGCGCGATCAAGTAA
- the sthA gene encoding Si-specific NAD(P)(+) transhydrogenase translates to MSNSISMPAPAQDTPPSQDFTYDLLVIGSGPGGQRAAIQASKLGKKVAVVEKKAVVGGVCINTGTIPSKTFREAIMHLSGYNERGLYGASYAVKQDITVQDLLLRTSSVMSHELDVVRSQLHRNRIETINAEATFIGPNTVRLRDTRGSDSWRDVTARFIVVAVGTRAARDKNIPFDGKRIIISDDILDLTEMPRTVTVIGGGVIGCEYASMFAALGVRVTLVDKRPRLLEFVDHEITDVLAYQMRQNRMTLRLGEAVSRVEKVRDSLGDRVRVVLASGKEILSDMVLYSVGRVGATNSLNLEAAGLSADDRGRITVNAHYQTQVNHIYAVGDVIGFPSLASVSMEQGRLASCHAFGIPTQSVPELFPYGIYTIPEISTVGKNEEELTQAGVPYEIGKAQYREIARGQIIGDEQGTLKLIFHLETRELLGVHIIGTGASELIHIGQAVMAFGGTVDYFVNTVFNYPTLAECYKTAAFDGINRLGAAPALEPKLEPAHDVGIVV, encoded by the coding sequence ATGTCGAACAGCATTTCCATGCCCGCCCCGGCTCAGGACACCCCGCCCAGTCAGGACTTCACCTACGATCTGCTGGTCATCGGCTCTGGTCCCGGCGGGCAGCGGGCGGCTATTCAGGCATCCAAGCTGGGGAAGAAGGTGGCGGTGGTCGAGAAGAAGGCGGTGGTGGGCGGTGTGTGCATCAATACCGGCACCATTCCCAGCAAGACCTTCCGCGAGGCGATCATGCACCTGAGCGGCTACAACGAGCGCGGGCTGTACGGAGCGTCGTATGCGGTCAAGCAGGATATTACCGTGCAGGATCTGCTGCTGAGAACGAGCAGCGTGATGTCGCACGAACTCGATGTGGTGCGCTCGCAGCTTCACCGCAACCGCATCGAGACCATCAACGCCGAGGCCACCTTCATCGGCCCCAACACCGTGCGCCTGCGCGATACGCGGGGCAGCGACAGTTGGCGCGACGTGACCGCCCGCTTCATCGTGGTGGCGGTGGGTACACGGGCCGCCCGCGACAAGAACATCCCCTTCGACGGCAAGCGCATCATCATCAGCGACGACATTCTCGATCTGACCGAGATGCCGCGCACCGTCACGGTCATCGGCGGCGGCGTGATCGGCTGCGAATACGCCAGCATGTTCGCGGCACTGGGCGTGCGCGTGACGCTGGTCGATAAGCGCCCCCGACTGCTGGAATTCGTGGATCACGAGATCACCGACGTGCTGGCCTATCAGATGCGGCAGAACCGCATGACCCTGCGTCTGGGCGAAGCGGTCAGCCGAGTCGAGAAGGTGCGGGACAGCCTGGGCGACCGGGTGCGGGTGGTGCTGGCGAGCGGCAAGGAAATTCTGAGCGATATGGTGTTGTACTCGGTGGGCCGCGTGGGAGCCACCAATTCGCTGAACCTCGAAGCGGCGGGCCTGAGTGCCGACGACCGGGGCCGCATCACCGTGAACGCGCACTATCAGACGCAGGTGAACCACATCTATGCGGTGGGCGACGTGATCGGCTTTCCGAGTCTGGCGAGCGTGAGCATGGAACAGGGCCGACTGGCGTCCTGCCACGCGTTCGGCATTCCCACCCAGAGCGTGCCGGAGCTATTTCCCTACGGCATCTACACCATTCCCGAGATCAGTACCGTCGGCAAGAACGAGGAGGAACTGACGCAGGCGGGCGTGCCCTACGAAATCGGCAAGGCGCAGTACCGCGAGATTGCACGCGGGCAGATCATCGGAGACGAGCAGGGCACGCTCAAACTGATCTTCCATCTGGAAACGCGGGAACTGCTGGGCGTGCATATCATCGGCACCGGGGCCAGCGAACTGATTCACATCGGACAGGCGGTGATGGCCTTTGGCGGCACGGTGGATTATTTCGTGAACACCGTCTTCAATTACCCCACGCTGGCCGAGTGCTACAAAACTGCCGCTTTCGACGGCATCAACAGGCTGGGAGCCGCGCCCGCGCTGGAACCGAAGCTGGAACCCGCGCACGACGTGGGCATCGTGGTCTGA
- a CDS encoding Gfo/Idh/MocA family protein, which produces MALQWGLFGASRIARSLIPAIRAAGGHVAMVGVREPQSARAKAFAQEWDIARIGSYQDVTESEVDAVYNPLPNDEHLPWSAAAMRAGKHVLTEKPLSMNAAEAQTFADIAQETGRTSLEAFAYRFTPQIEELQRLVQAGDLGDLRSVRGGMGFSLQNEGDFRWMPEKGGGALYDVGCYPVDLTRLLLGMPEAISGQARMTAGGVDIAFSGTLAYPEALASFDCGFDWCTPMTAGVQVVGTGGVLTLEAAYDSSAHSHQIELNGQTRAVTPDNGYTRMVAHFQRAAQGEEALRYTPQDSVTQARILDALFRSAREGQRVQK; this is translated from the coding sequence ATGGCACTTCAATGGGGACTCTTCGGCGCGTCACGCATTGCCCGCTCGCTCATTCCGGCGATTCGTGCCGCAGGTGGGCACGTGGCGATGGTGGGCGTGCGCGAGCCGCAGTCGGCGCGGGCAAAAGCCTTCGCGCAGGAATGGGACATCGCCCGCATCGGCAGCTATCAGGACGTGACCGAATCGGAGGTGGACGCGGTGTACAATCCGCTTCCCAACGACGAGCATCTGCCCTGGAGCGCGGCGGCCATGCGGGCGGGCAAACACGTGCTGACCGAAAAGCCGCTGAGCATGAACGCTGCCGAGGCGCAGACATTCGCAGACATCGCGCAGGAAACGGGCCGCACCTCGCTGGAGGCCTTCGCGTACCGATTTACGCCGCAGATCGAGGAACTGCAACGGCTGGTACAGGCGGGCGACCTGGGCGACCTGCGGAGCGTGCGCGGCGGCATGGGCTTTTCACTCCAGAACGAGGGCGATTTCCGCTGGATGCCCGAGAAAGGCGGCGGCGCTCTGTACGACGTGGGCTGCTATCCCGTCGATCTGACGCGCCTGCTGCTGGGAATGCCGGAGGCGATCAGCGGGCAGGCACGCATGACGGCGGGCGGCGTGGACATCGCGTTCAGCGGTACGCTGGCCTACCCGGAGGCACTGGCGTCGTTCGACTGCGGCTTCGACTGGTGTACGCCCATGACCGCTGGCGTGCAGGTGGTGGGCACTGGGGGCGTGCTGACCCTGGAAGCGGCCTACGACAGCTCGGCGCACAGCCACCAGATCGAACTGAACGGCCAGACCCGCGCCGTCACCCCCGACAACGGCTACACCCGCATGGTGGCGCACTTCCAGCGGGCCGCACAGGGCGAGGAGGCGCTGCGGTACACCCCACAGGACTCGGTGACACAGGCCCGTATCCTCGACGCCCTATTCCGGTCGGCGCGGGAGGGGCAGCGAGTCCAGAAATAG
- a CDS encoding histidine triad nucleotide-binding protein, protein MAPTLFERIIAREIPSTVVYEDDDYIAIKDIAPKAPVHLLVIPKKVSTRIDEISDAAEMGRLWLTAVKVAQSQLTDYRLVVNVGAGGGQEVFHTHIHVLGGWDTGSAVGFGG, encoded by the coding sequence ATGGCTCCTACCCTGTTTGAGCGCATCATCGCCCGCGAGATTCCCAGCACCGTCGTATACGAGGACGACGACTACATCGCCATCAAGGACATCGCGCCCAAAGCCCCGGTGCATCTGCTGGTGATTCCCAAAAAGGTAAGCACCCGGATCGACGAGATTTCGGACGCCGCCGAGATGGGGCGGCTGTGGCTGACGGCGGTGAAGGTGGCGCAGTCTCAGCTGACCGATTACCGCCTGGTGGTCAATGTGGGCGCGGGCGGCGGGCAGGAAGTGTTTCATACGCATATTCACGTGCTGGGCGGCTGGGACACGGGCAGCGCAGTGGGCTTCGGCGGCTGA
- a CDS encoding RNA 2'-phosphotransferase has protein sequence MSDLTPSVTLSRRLSYLLRHAPHEAGLTLAPGGWVAVQELLHGLARQGLPVSAEQLAAVVAGSEKQRFSFDASGERIRANQGHSVPVDLELTPQTPPELLYHGTAAQAVAAILREGLQRRQRHHVHLSPDNDTARTVGARRGRPVILRVDAAAMHAAGHLFYRSENGVWLTDCVPPEFLTVLPGQGTP, from the coding sequence ATGTCCGACCTCACCCCTTCTGTCACCCTGTCGCGCCGCCTGTCGTATCTGCTGCGCCACGCACCCCATGAAGCGGGCCTGACACTGGCTCCGGGCGGCTGGGTCGCCGTTCAGGAGCTGTTGCACGGGCTGGCGCGGCAGGGGCTGCCCGTGTCCGCCGAACAGCTTGCCGCCGTGGTCGCGGGCAGCGAGAAGCAGCGGTTCAGCTTCGATGCTTCGGGCGAGCGAATTCGGGCGAATCAGGGCCACAGCGTCCCGGTCGATCTGGAATTGACCCCTCAGACGCCTCCAGAGCTGCTGTATCACGGCACTGCCGCGCAGGCTGTCGCCGCTATCCTGCGGGAAGGCTTGCAGCGCAGGCAGCGGCACCACGTGCATCTGTCGCCCGACAACGACACGGCCCGCACGGTGGGAGCACGGCGCGGCAGACCGGTCATCCTGCGCGTCGATGCGGCGGCGATGCATGCGGCAGGCCACCTGTTTTACCGCAGCGAAAACGGCGTCTGGCTGACAGACTGCGTGCCGCCGGAATTCCTGACCGTGCTGCCCGGCCAGGGCACGCCTTAG
- a CDS encoding GAF domain-containing sensor histidine kinase: MLVVVAYEWLARRLGDQGSEITAHLLFYGLAGPLATYFTLRWITEGERTRLKAEQEMRRLYLQLSTQNERLGAVQTLMREVADAPDLEAVLQAAAQGAVRATGATHARLSLAGLELNSQVSGTARGSTLLESPSADLRELRVPLSTGPLHVGQGRQGEMKLYFDAPPTPETEELAQAIGAEVGSALASAQQRSRDLITLYEVDQSIRAERNMRRLLARVTGNMAERVGAQSRAAYLTDADGRLRLEYAREGDVDVKRGGTVPAFAERVAQAGVPLIASPQEAAGVLHGSQSALGLPMRGEDGLVGVIVLGSAREGAFTGMRVPLLALLASQATLAVRNARAYLHSEEVAIGEERSRIAREIHDGVAQSLAVCAIRLDIVERQILSDPEKAIEGVRAAASLLREQIREVRRSIFALRPIDLERYGLLETVRRYVQDFGEQNNLKARLSIEGDVTLAPGDEAVMFRILQESLNNVAKHARASSVDVTVQGGSRVKLCIQDDGQGFDPQQVSGRVSSAGGLGLIQMKERVESRGGSYKVSSAPHQGTRIEAQLPQG, from the coding sequence ATGCTGGTGGTGGTGGCCTACGAGTGGCTGGCGCGGCGACTGGGCGACCAGGGCAGCGAAATTACCGCACATCTGCTGTTTTACGGGCTGGCCGGGCCGCTCGCCACGTATTTCACGCTGCGCTGGATCACCGAGGGAGAGCGCACCCGCCTGAAGGCCGAACAGGAAATGCGGCGGCTGTATCTGCAACTTTCGACCCAGAACGAGCGGCTGGGCGCGGTGCAGACCCTGATGCGCGAGGTGGCCGACGCGCCCGATCTGGAGGCAGTGCTTCAGGCGGCGGCTCAGGGCGCGGTGCGGGCAACCGGAGCCACGCACGCCCGCCTGAGTCTGGCAGGGCTGGAGCTGAACAGTCAGGTCTCGGGCACGGCGCGGGGCAGCACGCTGCTGGAATCGCCCAGCGCTGATCTGCGCGAACTGCGCGTGCCGCTCAGTACCGGGCCGCTGCACGTGGGGCAGGGCCGACAGGGCGAGATGAAACTCTACTTCGATGCTCCGCCCACCCCCGAGACCGAGGAACTGGCGCAGGCGATCGGGGCCGAGGTGGGATCGGCGCTGGCGAGTGCCCAGCAGCGCAGCCGCGACCTGATCACGCTGTACGAGGTCGATCAGTCGATTCGGGCCGAGCGCAACATGCGCCGCCTGCTGGCCCGCGTGACCGGCAACATGGCCGAGCGGGTGGGCGCACAGTCGCGGGCTGCGTACCTCACCGACGCCGATGGGCGGCTGCGGCTGGAATACGCCCGTGAAGGCGACGTGGACGTGAAACGCGGCGGTACGGTTCCGGCCTTTGCCGAGCGGGTCGCGCAGGCAGGCGTTCCGCTGATTGCCAGCCCGCAGGAAGCGGCGGGGGTGCTGCACGGTTCGCAGAGTGCACTGGGCCTGCCGATGCGCGGCGAAGACGGACTGGTGGGCGTGATCGTGCTGGGATCGGCGCGAGAGGGTGCCTTCACCGGAATGCGTGTGCCGCTGCTGGCGCTGCTGGCGTCTCAGGCGACGCTGGCGGTTCGCAACGCCCGCGCCTATCTGCACTCGGAAGAGGTGGCGATTGGCGAGGAGCGCAGCCGCATCGCCCGCGAGATTCACGACGGGGTGGCGCAGTCGCTGGCGGTCTGCGCCATCCGGCTGGATATCGTGGAACGCCAGATCCTCAGCGACCCGGAGAAAGCCATCGAGGGTGTGCGTGCGGCGGCGAGCTTGCTGCGCGAGCAGATACGCGAGGTGCGGCGCAGTATTTTTGCACTGCGGCCTATCGATCTGGAGCGCTACGGCCTGCTGGAAACGGTGCGGCGCTACGTGCAGGATTTCGGCGAGCAGAACAATCTGAAGGCGCGGCTGAGCATCGAGGGCGACGTGACGCTGGCCCCCGGCGACGAAGCGGTGATGTTCCGCATCCTTCAGGAAAGCCTGAACAACGTTGCCAAGCATGCACGGGCCAGCAGTGTGGATGTCACGGTGCAGGGTGGCAGCCGGGTCAAACTGTGCATTCAGGACGACGGGCAGGGCTTCGACCCCCAGCAGGTGAGCGGGCGTGTGTCGAGCGCCGGGGGCCTGGGCCTGATCCAGATGAAGGAGCGGGTCGAGTCGCGTGGGGGCAGCTACAAGGTGAGCAGTGCGCCCCACCAGGGAACGCGCATCGAAGCGCAGTTGCCGCAGGGCTGA
- a CDS encoding GNAT family N-acetyltransferase, with the protein MPVRPAERTDVPAILDIYNEAVLTTTASYDLAPVSLASRLDWFDHKRAAGQPVFVWDEGGQVLGWSAYGPFREKPGYAYTAEHSVYVGSAARGRGLGKALMLAVVEHARAAGKHVLVGGLDADNAASLALHRSLGFTQVAHFRQVGRKFGRWLDLVFMELRLDEAER; encoded by the coding sequence ATGCCCGTTCGTCCTGCCGAGCGCACCGATGTACCCGCCATTCTCGACATCTACAACGAAGCCGTCCTGACGACCACCGCCAGTTACGACCTCGCGCCCGTATCGCTGGCCTCGCGCCTCGACTGGTTCGACCACAAACGGGCGGCGGGGCAGCCGGTGTTCGTATGGGACGAGGGCGGGCAGGTGCTGGGCTGGTCGGCGTATGGCCCGTTCCGCGAGAAACCCGGCTACGCGTACACCGCCGAACACAGCGTGTATGTGGGGTCTGCGGCGCGGGGCAGGGGCCTGGGCAAAGCGCTGATGCTGGCGGTCGTCGAGCATGCGCGGGCGGCGGGGAAGCATGTGCTGGTGGGCGGTCTGGACGCCGATAATGCCGCCAGCCTCGCCCTGCACCGCTCGCTCGGCTTTACTCAGGTGGCCCACTTCCGGCAGGTGGGCCGCAAGTTCGGGCGCTGGCTCGATCTGGTGTTCATGGAACTTCGGCTGGACGAGGCCGAGCGCTAA